A region of Maribacter algicola DNA encodes the following proteins:
- the katG gene encoding catalase/peroxidase HPI, with protein MDTSKNPHGEAWDVNDSEAAGCPFLNGQMNQSAGGGTSNRDWWPNMLNLNILRLHSSKSDPMDPDFNYAEEFKKLDLAAIKKDLTDLMTDSQDWWPADYGHYGPFFIRMAWHAAGTYRISDGRGGASTGNQRFAPLNSWPDNANLDKARLLLWPIKQKYGKQISWADLLILAGNVAHESMGLKMFGFGGGREDIWQPEEDIYWGSETEWLGNKERYDSDGNELENPLGAAHMGLIYVNPEGHNANPDPLEAAHYIRDTFGRMAMDDYETVALIAGGHTFGKTHGAAKDTDYLEPEPAGADITMQSMGWKNNFGSGVGADTITSGLEGAWSQTPTQWSHNYFKNLFGFEWELTKSPAGAWQYKPVGDAGAGTVPDAHIEGKTHQPFMLVTDMSLRMDPAYEKISRHFLENPDEFADAYARAWFKLTHRDMGPLDRYLGPEVPEEVLLWQDPVPAVDHELVNDTDVAELKKNILASGLSLSSMVSAAWGAASIYRDSDKRGGANGGRIRLAPQKNWKANNPKQLAEVIDTLERIQKEFNDAQSDNKKVSFADLVVLAGTAAVEKAAHNAGHKIAVPFAPGRTDATQENTDVEAFEALEPLADGFRNFTKGKYSVKGEELLVDRANLLTLTPPEMTVLVGGMRALGANSDESNHGIFTDKKDQLTNDFFVNLLNMGTTWKSISDDDSLFEGTDRKTGEKKWTGTRVDLIFGSNSELRALAEVYATSDAKEKFVKDFVKAWTKVMNLDRFDLKK; from the coding sequence ATGGATACTAGCAAAAATCCCCATGGAGAAGCATGGGACGTAAACGATTCAGAAGCAGCAGGCTGCCCATTTTTGAACGGGCAAATGAACCAATCTGCAGGCGGCGGAACCTCAAACCGTGACTGGTGGCCCAATATGTTGAACCTGAACATATTGAGGTTGCATTCATCCAAATCGGACCCAATGGACCCAGATTTTAACTACGCAGAGGAATTCAAGAAATTGGATTTGGCAGCCATTAAAAAAGACCTTACGGATTTGATGACCGATAGTCAGGACTGGTGGCCAGCGGATTATGGGCACTATGGGCCATTTTTCATTAGAATGGCATGGCATGCCGCTGGAACTTATAGAATATCGGACGGCCGTGGCGGTGCAAGCACGGGTAATCAGCGTTTTGCGCCTTTGAACAGTTGGCCAGATAATGCCAATTTGGATAAGGCCCGATTATTATTATGGCCCATCAAACAAAAATATGGCAAGCAGATTTCCTGGGCGGACTTATTGATTTTGGCCGGAAACGTGGCCCATGAGTCCATGGGACTAAAAATGTTCGGCTTTGGTGGCGGCCGTGAGGATATCTGGCAGCCAGAAGAGGACATCTATTGGGGTTCCGAAACGGAATGGCTTGGTAATAAGGAGCGTTATGACTCTGACGGGAATGAGTTGGAAAATCCTCTAGGTGCAGCCCATATGGGTCTTATTTATGTGAACCCAGAAGGGCATAATGCCAATCCAGATCCGTTGGAAGCGGCACATTATATTCGTGATACCTTTGGAAGAATGGCCATGGACGATTATGAGACCGTAGCCTTGATTGCTGGGGGACATACCTTTGGGAAAACGCACGGAGCTGCCAAGGATACTGACTATTTGGAACCAGAACCTGCGGGAGCGGACATCACGATGCAGAGCATGGGATGGAAGAACAACTTTGGAAGCGGAGTTGGTGCGGATACCATAACAAGTGGATTGGAGGGTGCATGGAGCCAGACCCCAACCCAGTGGAGCCACAACTACTTTAAAAACTTGTTCGGATTTGAGTGGGAATTGACCAAGAGTCCCGCCGGAGCATGGCAATATAAGCCTGTAGGCGATGCAGGTGCGGGAACTGTTCCAGATGCGCATATTGAAGGAAAGACACACCAACCTTTTATGTTGGTAACGGATATGTCCTTACGTATGGATCCGGCTTACGAAAAGATATCAAGACACTTTTTAGAAAATCCAGATGAATTTGCGGATGCCTATGCAAGGGCCTGGTTTAAATTAACACATAGGGACATGGGGCCATTGGATAGATATCTAGGGCCCGAAGTCCCAGAAGAGGTTCTTTTATGGCAAGATCCCGTGCCAGCGGTAGACCACGAGTTGGTCAATGATACCGATGTTGCGGAATTGAAAAAGAACATTTTGGCTTCTGGATTATCATTGTCCAGTATGGTTTCTGCAGCTTGGGGCGCAGCCTCCATCTATCGGGATTCTGATAAGCGTGGTGGTGCCAATGGAGGAAGGATTCGTTTGGCCCCTCAAAAGAATTGGAAAGCCAACAATCCAAAGCAATTGGCGGAAGTCATAGATACCTTGGAGCGTATCCAAAAGGAATTCAATGACGCACAATCCGACAACAAAAAAGTGTCCTTTGCGGATTTAGTTGTATTGGCAGGAACCGCTGCCGTTGAAAAGGCCGCGCATAACGCGGGTCACAAGATAGCGGTACCATTTGCTCCAGGAAGAACGGATGCGACCCAAGAAAACACCGATGTGGAAGCCTTTGAAGCTTTGGAACCTTTGGCAGATGGATTCAGGAACTTTACCAAAGGAAAGTATTCCGTAAAAGGTGAGGAATTGTTGGTAGACAGGGCCAATCTTTTGACCTTGACCCCACCTGAAATGACCGTATTGGTAGGAGGTATGCGTGCTTTGGGTGCAAATTCCGACGAATCTAACCATGGTATTTTTACGGATAAGAAAGACCAATTGACCAATGATTTCTTCGTAAACCTATTGAATATGGGAACTACTTGGAAATCTATTTCTGACGATGATTCCTTGTTTGAAGGAACGGACCGTAAAACGGGCGAAAAGAAATGGACAGGTACCCGTGTGGACTTGATTTTTGGATCCAACTCGGAATTGAGGGCCCTAGCTGAAGTGTATGCCACTTCAGATGCCAAAGAGAAGTTTGTAAAGGACTTCGTAAAGGCGTGGACCAAGGTAATGAACTTGGACAGGTTCGATTTGAAGAAGTAA
- a CDS encoding 3'-5' exonuclease: MLHKINLEHILFLDIETVPEKANFQELDDVKQELWEQKSRYQRKEDFTAEEFYDRAGIWAEFGKIICISVGYFKMLGEILQFRVTTFHGDETKLLKDFKNLLNGHFSEAKHLLCAHNGKEFDFPYIARRMIINGISLPWKLDLFGKKPWEVPHLDTMDLWKFGDYKHYTSLKLMANILGIPSPKEDIDGSMVRDVFYENSDLDRIITYCELDVVTTAQVFLKLRNEPLLEEHQIKKV; the protein is encoded by the coding sequence ATGCTGCACAAGATTAACTTGGAACACATCCTATTTTTGGATATTGAAACCGTTCCCGAAAAGGCGAATTTTCAGGAATTGGACGATGTAAAACAAGAACTTTGGGAACAAAAATCAAGATATCAGCGCAAGGAAGATTTTACTGCGGAAGAATTTTATGATAGGGCAGGTATTTGGGCGGAGTTTGGTAAAATAATCTGTATTTCGGTAGGTTATTTTAAAATGCTGGGAGAAATCCTCCAATTTAGGGTCACCACGTTTCACGGCGATGAAACGAAACTATTAAAAGACTTTAAAAACCTTTTGAACGGGCATTTTAGCGAAGCCAAACACTTACTCTGCGCACACAACGGTAAGGAGTTCGATTTTCCTTATATCGCCCGACGGATGATCATAAATGGTATTTCCTTGCCTTGGAAACTGGATCTCTTTGGAAAAAAACCTTGGGAAGTTCCTCACTTGGATACGATGGACCTTTGGAAATTTGGGGATTATAAACACTATACATCCTTAAAGCTGATGGCGAACATCTTGGGCATCCCTTCTCCTAAAGAAGATATAGACGGTAGTATGGTGAGAGACGTGTTTTATGAGAATAGCGATCTGGACCGTATCATCACCTATTGCGAACTAGATGTGGTTACCACCGCTCAGGTCTTTCTGAAACTACGCAATGAACCTTTATTGGAAGAGCATCAAATAAAGAAGGTGTAA
- a CDS encoding DinB family protein, giving the protein MENIKEKTSQVITPDQLLEHWQGHRRLTRRVIETFPENEFFTYSIGGMRPFADMVLELLGIAEPGLREIVTGQTTQLNEYFDHGNSKAKLLEAWDSATEQLNMLWAQMEEMDFQKQIVSFGQFPGTVQSALFYFMDNEIHHRGQAYVYLRSLGIEPPMFYDRSYI; this is encoded by the coding sequence ATGGAAAACATCAAGGAAAAAACATCCCAAGTAATCACGCCAGATCAATTGTTGGAACATTGGCAAGGACACAGAAGACTTACCCGCAGGGTTATCGAAACATTCCCAGAGAATGAATTCTTTACGTATAGTATTGGAGGGATGCGTCCCTTTGCTGATATGGTTTTGGAACTTCTGGGCATTGCTGAACCGGGATTACGTGAAATTGTTACTGGGCAAACCACTCAATTAAACGAATATTTTGACCACGGCAACAGCAAGGCGAAATTATTGGAGGCTTGGGACAGTGCCACGGAGCAACTAAACATGTTATGGGCGCAAATGGAAGAAATGGACTTTCAGAAACAAATAGTTTCTTTTGGACAATTCCCGGGAACGGTGCAATCCGCACTTTTTTATTTTATGGATAATGAAATCCATCATCGCGGTCAAGCTTATGTATATCTGCGATCTTTGGGGATTGAACCACCCATGTTTTATGATAGAAGCTACATATGA
- a CDS encoding helix-turn-helix transcriptional regulator, translating to MGMDTVKRFDRIVAIFIQLQSKHIVKAQELADRFQVSQRTIYRDIRTLEASGVPIASEAGVGYSIMEGYSLPPVMFTREEAGSFVAAEKLMQQFTDKSLGSYFEAAMYKVKSVLRVREKKWVEALESQVRIFPNQQLFNENIPNALEILFESIAEKKQVFLRYTAVEADVPSERYIEPIGVFNENNYWYVMGYCHLRNDYRQFRTDRILKIIDTSKPFLLEHKTLDDLRKRYEVKDKTKVRIRVDKKVSKYLGASKYHQGFISEKIKGNQVEMTFMVDDVQNYFSRWYISFGDYAQILEPESLKKRVVEILLQTQEGLK from the coding sequence ATGGGAATGGATACCGTAAAACGTTTTGATAGGATTGTAGCGATATTTATACAGTTGCAGTCCAAACATATTGTAAAGGCCCAGGAACTTGCAGATCGATTCCAGGTGAGTCAACGAACCATCTATAGGGATATTCGAACCCTTGAGGCTTCAGGAGTGCCCATTGCCAGTGAAGCAGGTGTTGGATATTCTATCATGGAGGGCTATAGCCTTCCCCCGGTCATGTTTACCCGTGAGGAGGCCGGCAGTTTTGTTGCTGCGGAAAAATTAATGCAACAATTTACCGATAAGTCCCTGGGATCTTACTTCGAAGCGGCCATGTACAAGGTGAAGTCGGTACTCAGGGTAAGGGAAAAAAAGTGGGTGGAAGCTCTGGAATCACAGGTGAGGATTTTTCCGAACCAGCAATTGTTCAATGAAAATATACCGAATGCCCTTGAAATTCTTTTTGAAAGTATTGCCGAAAAGAAACAAGTTTTTCTACGATACACAGCCGTAGAGGCCGATGTACCATCGGAAAGATATATTGAACCCATAGGTGTTTTTAATGAAAATAACTATTGGTATGTTATGGGGTATTGCCACCTGCGTAACGACTATAGACAATTTAGGACCGATAGGATTTTAAAAATTATAGATACTTCCAAGCCCTTCCTTTTGGAACACAAAACACTGGACGACTTGCGAAAACGTTACGAAGTCAAGGACAAAACAAAAGTTCGAATTCGTGTGGACAAAAAAGTAAGCAAATACTTAGGGGCAAGTAAATACCACCAAGGTTTTATTTCTGAAAAAATCAAAGGAAATCAAGTAGAAATGACCTTTATGGTCGATGATGTCCAAAATTATTTTTCTCGATGGTACATTTCCTTTGGAGATTATGCACAAATTTTGGAACCGGAATCCTTGAAAAAAAGAGTAGTGGAGATTCTTTTACAAACACAGGAAGGTCTTAAATAA
- a CDS encoding methylated-DNA--[protein]-cysteine S-methyltransferase, translating to METAFIHTPLGTTKLEGDENGLSAITVLDTHEEPTDIIPMELEDAAYQLKEYFEGSRTQFDLVLNPSGTDFQKSVWKALQKIPHGKTVSYLDLSKTLGDVKAIRAVASANGKNPLWIVVPCHRVIGSDGSLTGYAGGLHRKKWLLEHENPVKQQSLF from the coding sequence ATGGAAACTGCATTTATCCACACGCCCTTAGGTACCACAAAGTTGGAAGGCGACGAAAACGGTCTTTCTGCTATAACCGTTTTGGATACCCATGAAGAACCCACGGATATTATTCCCATGGAATTAGAGGATGCCGCCTATCAATTAAAAGAATATTTTGAGGGCTCGAGAACACAATTCGACCTAGTACTCAACCCATCCGGCACCGATTTTCAAAAATCCGTTTGGAAGGCCCTTCAGAAAATTCCCCATGGCAAAACAGTTTCCTATTTGGATTTAAGTAAAACCTTGGGCGATGTAAAAGCGATAAGGGCAGTAGCCTCGGCCAACGGTAAAAATCCGCTTTGGATCGTGGTTCCGTGCCATCGGGTTATAGGTAGCGATGGTTCGCTTACAGGTTATGCCGGTGGCCTGCACCGAAAAAAATGGCTTTTGGAGCATGAGAATCCCGTAAAACAGCAATCCTTGTTCTAA
- a CDS encoding CNNM domain-containing protein: MGLLIFYALISIFFSFLCSILEAVLLSITPTFVNVKKREGKTYALTLEELKQDVDKPLIAILTLNTVAHTVGAILVGVQAKVAYTEMYGTTTRSIWGIEFTEDLMVGVVSTLMTILILVASEIIPKTIGATYWRQLANFTSKALKAMVLALKYTGLLWLLQLFTKLVGGKGHHGSVLSREDFTAMTDMAHEEGVFQKSESTIIKNLLRFEEVQVKDIMTPRAVMKIASSKKTIQSFFEDNPKLRFSRIPIFEDKVDNITGFVLKDNVYEEIIHKNGDLPLQEIKRDILLTKRDTPIPKLFDTFVNKREHIALVMDEYGSVSGLVTMEDVIETLLGLEIMDESDNVADLQLLARRNWENRAKQSGVIEKNPVEQVPTEEKEQE; encoded by the coding sequence ATGGGACTACTCATTTTTTACGCCCTCATTTCCATTTTTTTCTCTTTTCTGTGCTCCATTTTGGAGGCTGTATTATTGAGTATTACCCCAACTTTTGTGAACGTAAAAAAAAGGGAAGGCAAGACATACGCTCTAACTCTAGAGGAGTTGAAACAGGACGTGGACAAACCTCTTATAGCCATTCTTACGCTCAATACCGTTGCCCATACCGTAGGTGCCATATTGGTAGGAGTACAGGCAAAAGTAGCTTATACCGAAATGTACGGGACTACTACCCGTTCCATATGGGGCATTGAATTTACGGAAGACCTCATGGTAGGTGTTGTTTCAACCCTCATGACCATTTTGATACTGGTGGCTTCCGAAATCATTCCAAAGACTATTGGCGCTACCTATTGGAGACAGTTGGCCAATTTTACCTCCAAAGCACTTAAGGCGATGGTCTTAGCTCTAAAATATACCGGATTGTTGTGGTTATTACAACTATTCACCAAATTGGTAGGTGGCAAAGGTCATCACGGTAGCGTCTTGAGCCGGGAAGACTTTACGGCGATGACGGACATGGCCCATGAGGAAGGGGTATTTCAAAAGTCGGAATCGACCATCATTAAAAACTTATTACGTTTTGAAGAAGTTCAGGTGAAGGATATTATGACTCCCCGGGCGGTGATGAAGATTGCTTCCTCAAAGAAAACCATCCAGTCCTTTTTTGAAGATAACCCAAAATTGCGCTTTTCCCGGATTCCGATTTTTGAGGATAAAGTGGATAATATCACCGGTTTTGTTTTGAAAGACAACGTCTATGAGGAAATCATCCATAAAAACGGTGATTTGCCCTTGCAGGAAATCAAACGTGACATCTTACTGACCAAGCGTGACACCCCCATTCCCAAGTTGTTCGACACCTTCGTAAACAAAAGGGAGCATATTGCCTTGGTCATGGACGAATATGGTTCCGTTAGCGGCCTTGTAACAATGGAAGACGTTATTGAGACCCTCCTAGGACTCGAAATCATGGATGAAAGCGATAATGTAGCCGACCTACAACTTCTGGCCCGTAGAAATTGGGAAAATAGGGCCAAACAGAGCGGGGTCATCGAAAAAAATCCCGTAGAACAAGTACCAACAGAGGAAAAAGAACAAGAATAG
- a CDS encoding endonuclease/exonuclease/phosphatase family protein, translating to MRFPFFKRKISKQLFTIAFYNLENLFDPKNNVRTLDEDFTPDGFKKWTPKKYRKKLSGLAKTIFKIGQSANPYPPVIVGVAEVENQSVLRDLIETEPLEDVDYDFVHYESPDERGIDTGLIYNRKYFKVIMSEAIPLMVCNPDGVRDTTRDILYVCGHLNGEKIHLFVNHWPSRRDGAESTEYKRMAAAEVVKGKIATIERDEPNPKCIVMGDFNDDPSSKSVQTLLQDTGLHNPMESLHIPKSRGSASYKKTWSLFDQILLSHRFYKYEKGSHSFDTANIFDQDFLKEIKGKYKGNPFRTFVGKKYLGGYSDHFPVYIVLKLNK from the coding sequence ATGCGATTCCCATTCTTTAAAAGGAAAATTTCAAAACAATTATTTACCATCGCTTTCTATAATCTCGAAAACCTATTTGACCCCAAGAACAATGTTCGTACGCTCGATGAGGATTTTACTCCTGACGGATTTAAAAAATGGACACCCAAAAAGTATCGCAAGAAATTATCTGGATTGGCCAAGACCATATTTAAAATAGGACAATCGGCAAATCCCTATCCGCCTGTAATCGTCGGTGTGGCTGAGGTAGAGAATCAATCAGTTTTAAGGGATTTGATCGAAACCGAGCCTTTAGAGGATGTGGATTATGATTTCGTGCACTATGAATCACCTGACGAACGGGGAATCGATACCGGACTTATATACAATAGAAAGTATTTCAAGGTAATCATGTCCGAAGCAATCCCGCTTATGGTATGCAACCCTGATGGAGTTCGTGATACTACCAGGGATATCCTATATGTATGCGGCCACCTGAATGGAGAAAAAATACATTTGTTCGTGAATCACTGGCCGTCCAGAAGGGATGGTGCAGAAAGCACCGAATATAAAAGAATGGCTGCCGCCGAAGTTGTAAAAGGAAAAATAGCCACTATTGAAAGGGATGAACCCAATCCCAAATGCATCGTAATGGGAGATTTCAATGACGATCCTTCCTCCAAGAGTGTTCAAACACTTTTACAGGATACGGGGTTACATAACCCAATGGAAAGCCTTCATATACCAAAGTCGCGGGGAAGTGCCAGTTACAAAAAAACCTGGAGTTTATTTGACCAAATACTACTTTCCCATAGATTCTATAAATATGAAAAAGGAAGCCACAGTTTCGATACCGCCAATATTTTTGACCAAGATTTTTTAAAGGAAATAAAAGGGAAATACAAGGGGAATCCCTTTAGGACCTTTGTTGGTAAAAAATACTTGGGCGGTTACAGTGACCATTTTCCTGTGTACATCGTTCTAAAGCTCAACAAGTAG
- a CDS encoding S8 family serine peptidase, translating into MDSRIRFFYNGVTMSFLFLFVSVGQKMVAQSLELKSLIKKEYDFSKIGSMQVDLEFDYEVNRAKTMAMAKANNLKIKEVLPNGKKVELQEIGHDGSPIYYETYADNASQTSRASALHNNGLLNLDLDGLGMEVGVWDAGVAMTTHQEYDVRAHVGDGGTEIDAHATMVTGSLISSGIKRNAQGVAYRASVLSHDWTRDKIEVAEAAANGLLLSNHSYGIKTDRVPDWYFGSYIKVAQDWDNIMYNAPYYLMVTAAGNARHSGDNESPVFGTSADGFDLLLGFTVAKNGLTVAGSNSRIDTRGNLKEASVSAYSSYGPVDDGRIKPDLAGDGSSILSTDAKSETSYDISAGTSMATPGVTGALLLLQQYNEQLYGSYLKAATLKGLALHTADDVDAPGPDYKMGWGVMNAKRAAEVLHQKEFSTQILENTLVDGEIFELTVKATEGATLMASISWTDPASEYINRGELNDGTPALVNDLDIRITQDGKTFLPWKLNPKNPNAPAEHGDNRVDPFEKIEIPNALGTYTIIVSHKRGLLQDKQDYSLIVSGASFTECSLNSPSGLSLENPLDNKIMLKWNEIVDGLYEVQYRKESEGSWISIFTTTGSKTLSDLVLNESYVVRVRTFCSQNIASEFSMEYKFTFDGPNTVVGLLDTFQTLSADQGISFSVYPNPAVNQISLLTEVGASAMYRIISPAGIELKVGTIEKEPIPVADLATGMYILQIKDGDTYKSTKFFKN; encoded by the coding sequence ATGGACTCTAGAATTCGCTTCTTTTATAATGGTGTAACCATGTCGTTCTTATTCCTTTTTGTCTCCGTGGGCCAGAAGATGGTTGCTCAATCCCTGGAATTAAAGTCTTTGATTAAGAAAGAATATGATTTTTCTAAAATAGGTTCCATGCAAGTAGACCTCGAATTCGACTATGAGGTGAACAGGGCCAAGACGATGGCTATGGCTAAAGCGAATAATCTAAAAATCAAGGAGGTATTGCCCAATGGTAAAAAGGTCGAATTGCAGGAAATTGGTCATGATGGTAGCCCCATCTATTATGAGACCTATGCCGATAATGCCAGTCAAACTTCCAGGGCCTCCGCCCTACATAATAACGGTCTTTTGAATTTGGATTTGGATGGTCTTGGTATGGAAGTTGGTGTCTGGGACGCTGGTGTGGCGATGACCACACATCAGGAATATGATGTAAGGGCCCATGTGGGTGATGGAGGTACGGAAATCGATGCGCATGCCACTATGGTCACCGGAAGTTTGATTTCTTCCGGGATAAAAAGAAATGCACAGGGAGTCGCCTACAGGGCCAGTGTTCTTTCACACGACTGGACTCGGGACAAGATCGAAGTAGCGGAGGCCGCGGCCAATGGGTTGTTACTTTCCAACCATTCTTATGGAATAAAGACGGACCGCGTCCCTGACTGGTATTTTGGGTCTTATATTAAAGTGGCCCAGGATTGGGACAATATTATGTACAATGCCCCGTATTATCTTATGGTGACTGCGGCCGGAAATGCAAGGCACAGCGGGGATAATGAGTCTCCGGTTTTTGGAACAAGTGCCGATGGTTTTGATTTATTATTGGGATTTACCGTTGCCAAGAACGGACTGACAGTGGCAGGTTCAAATTCTCGGATAGATACTAGGGGCAACTTAAAGGAGGCTTCGGTTTCTGCCTATAGCAGTTATGGTCCTGTGGACGATGGTAGAATTAAGCCGGATTTGGCCGGAGATGGATCCTCCATCCTTTCTACAGATGCCAAAAGTGAAACCAGCTATGATATATCCGCCGGCACGTCCATGGCCACACCTGGTGTCACGGGTGCCTTATTGCTATTGCAACAGTATAATGAACAATTATATGGATCTTATTTAAAAGCCGCCACATTAAAGGGGTTGGCCTTACATACCGCAGATGATGTTGATGCTCCCGGCCCGGATTACAAAATGGGATGGGGAGTCATGAATGCAAAAAGGGCCGCTGAGGTCCTGCATCAAAAGGAGTTCAGCACTCAAATTTTGGAGAACACCCTTGTAGACGGGGAAATCTTTGAATTGACTGTTAAGGCAACCGAAGGCGCGACCTTGATGGCTTCCATTTCATGGACCGATCCTGCATCGGAATATATCAACAGGGGAGAATTGAACGATGGTACACCGGCGCTCGTGAACGATCTAGATATAAGAATAACCCAAGATGGAAAAACATTTCTTCCATGGAAATTGAATCCCAAGAATCCCAATGCTCCAGCCGAACATGGTGATAATCGGGTAGATCCTTTTGAGAAAATTGAAATACCCAATGCTCTAGGTACTTATACTATAATTGTTTCCCATAAAAGAGGTTTATTGCAGGATAAACAGGACTATTCCTTGATAGTTTCGGGAGCTTCCTTTACAGAATGTAGTTTGAATTCACCCAGTGGTTTGTCATTGGAAAATCCACTTGATAATAAAATTATGTTGAAGTGGAATGAAATCGTTGATGGGCTTTATGAAGTACAGTACAGAAAGGAAAGCGAGGGTTCATGGATTTCGATTTTTACAACAACCGGTTCAAAAACCCTATCGGATTTGGTTTTAAATGAGAGTTACGTTGTGCGTGTCAGAACATTCTGTTCCCAAAATATCGCGTCAGAATTTAGTATGGAATACAAGTTTACCTTCGATGGACCCAATACCGTTGTAGGGCTTTTGGACACCTTTCAGACATTAAGCGCGGACCAAGGCATCAGCTTTTCCGTATATCCCAATCCTGCTGTTAACCAAATAAGCCTTCTGACCGAAGTTGGCGCATCTGCCATGTATCGAATTATCTCCCCTGCCGGAATTGAGTTGAAGGTGGGCACGATAGAAAAAGAACCTATTCCAGTAGCCGACCTCGCCACTGGAATGTACATCCTTCAAATTAAGGATGGCGATACGTATAAAAGCACCAAATTCTTTAAAAATTAA
- a CDS encoding serine hydrolase domain-containing protein, which translates to MPKIILYLFIGICSNVLLGQKYNVEQVVGDLNQFDYQLVYNQLDSIITNGIKNEAFPGAQVLVAKNDSIIFHEVFGYHTYDSIQPVALDDLYDLASVTKITGPLPAIMKLVDEGKLDLDVPFSTYWKPWKRRKDKKDITLREILAHQAGLEPYIVFLNKTLKKNGRFKNRFLRKLKSKRFDKHAFENIYVKSRFNRKMYRMINRSKVSEDKTYRYSGLTFLVFPKIITDLTGVPYEEYVQENFYEPIGAKTLGFLPSTKNYRNHIVPTEMDTLYRNTLTQGWVHDENASLLGGISGNAGLFGTAKDLAKIMQLYLNYGAFEGKQILPKDVVQEFIRVQYPENDNRRGLGFDKPLLNNKELPLEEAYPAPQVSPDSFGHSGFTGTFVWADPKNQLVYIFLSNRVYPTREHRALYELNIRSAVQQVFYKGLANQLKL; encoded by the coding sequence ATGCCAAAAATTATCCTTTATCTATTTATTGGAATATGTTCAAATGTACTTTTAGGACAAAAATACAACGTTGAACAGGTTGTGGGGGATTTGAACCAATTTGATTATCAGCTGGTTTATAATCAATTAGATTCCATCATAACAAATGGTATAAAAAATGAAGCTTTCCCAGGAGCCCAGGTATTGGTTGCCAAAAACGATTCCATCATTTTTCACGAGGTTTTTGGATATCACACGTATGACAGTATTCAGCCCGTGGCCTTGGATGATTTGTACGACCTTGCTTCGGTAACAAAAATTACGGGACCATTGCCTGCCATTATGAAATTGGTTGATGAAGGCAAATTGGATTTGGATGTTCCTTTTAGTACCTATTGGAAACCTTGGAAGCGACGAAAAGATAAGAAGGATATCACCCTCAGAGAGATATTGGCACATCAGGCGGGACTGGAACCGTATATCGTCTTTTTAAACAAAACCTTAAAAAAGAACGGTCGGTTTAAAAATAGGTTTTTACGGAAATTAAAAAGTAAAAGATTTGACAAACATGCCTTTGAGAATATTTATGTAAAAAGTAGGTTCAACCGGAAAATGTATCGGATGATAAACCGTTCCAAGGTATCAGAAGATAAGACCTATCGGTATTCTGGGTTGACGTTTCTTGTTTTTCCAAAAATAATAACGGATTTGACAGGGGTTCCCTATGAGGAATATGTCCAAGAAAACTTTTACGAACCTATTGGTGCCAAGACCTTGGGTTTTCTCCCGTCGACCAAAAACTATCGAAATCACATTGTCCCCACCGAAATGGATACGCTTTATAGAAATACCCTTACCCAAGGTTGGGTACATGACGAGAATGCTTCGCTGCTTGGGGGTATCTCTGGCAACGCCGGTTTGTTCGGCACAGCGAAGGATTTGGCTAAAATCATGCAGTTGTATTTAAACTACGGTGCCTTTGAAGGGAAACAGATTTTACCCAAAGATGTCGTCCAGGAATTTATCAGGGTTCAATATCCCGAAAATGATAACCGAAGAGGACTCGGGTTTGACAAACCTTTATTGAACAACAAGGAACTCCCCTTGGAAGAGGCTTATCCAGCTCCGCAGGTGAGCCCAGATAGCTTTGGCCACAGTGGTTTCACGGGAACTTTCGTTTGGGCAGATCCTAAAAACCAATTGGTATATATTTTTCTTTCCAACAGGGTCTATCCCACTAGGGAACATAGGGCACTTTACGAATTGAACATAAGATCGGCTGTGCAGCAAGTTTTTTACAAGGGATTGGCGAACCAATTAAAATTATAA